In the Rhinoderma darwinii isolate aRhiDar2 chromosome 13, aRhiDar2.hap1, whole genome shotgun sequence genome, one interval contains:
- the DPM1 gene encoding dolichol-phosphate mannosyltransferase subunit 1 produces the protein MSVVTQRGKIRNDEGRRDKYSVLLPTYNERENLPLIVWLLVKYFGESGYDYEIIVIDDGSPDGTLEVARQLQKIYGSDKMLLRPREKKLGLGTAYIHGMQHASGNFIIIMDADLSHHPKFIPEFINKQKEGNFDIVSGTRYIGDGGVYGWDLKRKLISRGANFLSQVLLRPGASDLTGSFRLYKKEVLQKLMEHCVSKGYVFQMEMIVRARQFKYTIGEVPISFVDRVYGESKLGGNEIVSFVKGLLTLFATT, from the exons ATGTCTGTTGTCACTCAGCGGGGTAAAATCCGGAATGATGAGGGAAGACGGGATaagtattcagtgctgctgcccACATATAACGAGAGGGAGAATCTGCCGCTTATCGTGTGGCTGCTGGTCAAATACTTTGGAGAGAG TGGCTACGATTATGAAATCATCGTAATCGATGACGGGAGCCCGGATGGGACATTGGAAGTGGCTCGGCAACTGCAGAAGATCTACGGCTCCGACAAGATG cTGCTCCGACCAAGAGAGAAGAAGTTGGGGTTAG GAACGGCGTACATTCACGGCATGCAGCACGCTTCAGGGAATTTCATCATCATCATGGATGCCGACCTCTCGCACCAC cccaaATTTATCCCAGAGTTTATCAA TAAACAGAAGGAAGGTAACTTTGACATTGTGTCCGGGACTCGATACATCGGAGACGGCGGCGTTTATGGCTGGGACTTAAAGAGGAAGCTCATAAG TCGTGGGGCGAATTTCCTATCCCAGGTCTTGCTGCGTCCAGGAGCCTCCGACTTGACCGGAAGTTTCAG GCTTTATAAGAAAGAGGTTCTGCAGAAGCTAATGGAACACTGCGTCTCCAAGGGTTACGTTTTCCAGATGGAGATGATTGTACGAGCGCGGCAGTTTAAATACACGATCGGAGAG GTACCGATCTCCTTTGTGGATCGTGTCTACGGAGAGTCCAAGCTCGGGGGCAACGAAATTGTCTCCTTCGTAAAGGGGCTGTTGACCTTATTTGCCACCACATGA